The genomic interval CAAGCTGATGGTGGCTTTCATTCTGGAGGTGGGAGTCCGTTTGGCCACCTCACAGGCTTTCCTGACCCTCCAAACAGCTCGTTTCTCCTGCCTCATGCTCTCTTGATGCTTCTTTAAGAATTCACCCATGAATATGCTCACCAGATGGTTGTCAAAATCATCGCCTCCCAGGTGAGTGTCCCCAGCTGTGGCTTTCACCTCAACAACATCCCTGTCTATGACGAAGATGGAGATGCTGGTGCCCCTCACGGCCCCTATTAAAGATGAGGACATTGTGCTCTCCATCAGGGTGATGGAGGCTGTAGGCCAGGGCTGCTGACGTCTCATTGAAGCCCCTCACCACAGTGATGCCAGCAATTACCCCAGCATCTTTGGTGGCCTGGTTCTGGGAGTCGCTGAGATAAGCTGGCACAGGGACAATCACTTCTCCTAGCTGCCCCGCATCAACTCATCCCCTGGGATGGGAATGGGAACCTTGGGGCAATCCTGGCTCCACGCTGGGCTCCGATCCACCCACTCTCGCAGAGCCCAGCACCGGCCAGGACACGGGGAGCGAGCTGAGACAGAGCATGCTGCCACAAACAGCTCCCGAGAGGTGTTTTGCTTCCAGTGAAACGGCCTTTCTGTGGGTGAGAGCATCCAGATCTGTGGGATCAATCTGTCCACACATCCAGAAATTCAGGGTGGGCTGAGTTTGCCAAGCTAAATTATTCTCCGAGGAAGGGCGGCTGGGATTTCagctgggtttggtttttcGCCCTGCCCTCGGCTGTCCTGGATACAGCACTTCCCTCCGGAGGCAGCTGCGCTCCAGCGCAGACCTCTGTGCAGCAATGCCAGGTGGCCAGAAAATGTGCTCCAGCCCAAAAGCTGGCTGCCTTTCAGTGCTGGATGAATTATCTGTGAAAACCTCTTACGGCTCGCACAAAACAAGGTAATTATTCAGCAAGCAGGGGACATGGAGAGAGCcagaatatgaaaatattatctGTTAGTGATTTACAGAGAACCACAGACGGTGTCAAAGAACAGCAGCTGAATCAAACTTGCTTTGGCAACTTCTTGGCTCCCAAACGCTCCAGACGACCCGGGAGGGCTGATCGTGAGCTCCCAACAACACTCCCACACTCCGGGGAAGGGGCTCCTGGGGGTCTGGGTCTCCAGAGCTGGgtcaggacagagccaggcagtTCACAGAGGGAAAGCACATGTGTTACAGAGCCCTGAGGTTTTAGGATGGCAAAGACTAGGACCCAGGAGGAGGCCATCTCACTGTTGCTATATAATACAGTAACTGGAGCTTTTTTGGGGTACAAACGGTTGCATCCAATGTGATCTGAACGGTCTTTCAAGCTCTGCAAAGCTTGCTAGCGAGGCTATCCTGGAAAATCACTGAGGCAGTGGCTTTCTAAACGTTTCTTATTACACTTCCTTCGGTAGCAGCTTTACAAATGCTCTTCCTTAGCCAAATGTTTTTCCCTTGGCGACCGTGACTGCTCTGGCAGGTTTGTTGTTCACATTCTGAAACGAAATCgttccttttccttcagctcGAGAGGTTTGCaactcctcctccccccgccctcccccctGACTTTTAGgaggttttatttcttgtaaCAGATCGCTGGCGGCGTTTACGTTTTCCAGGTGCGCTGTCAAACCCCAGAAAGCTGGGCAGCCCAGTCCTCCACCTCCGCCTGATTTCCCCAAGAACCTCTCCTCGGAGCATCGCAGCCCCTGAGCAGCGAGGAGGGTTTTGTTTAAAGCCATCCGCCGCCTCTGCCAAGCTCTGCCTTCTGCCTTTACCGACTGGTGTTTCCCAATCACAATCTAGCATCCAGCACAATGCAACAAATTTCATGAAATTAAGTATTTCTCCTACACACAGCATATTTGCCCGGTGATTATAACTAGTCCCCGAGGTAGCCAAGCACAGCAGAATTTCAGTTTAATATGCACACCCACGCAGCCTTACTAAAAACCCAAGACACTCCCCCGGTCCTTCTTGGGAAAGACTGAGCACTGCAGTGAGCATCTCATATTTCAGCTTCACCACTTGTACAGGCTAGGACTGGGAATACTCTGTCATCTGGTGTAAAGAAAGGTGGGGAAAGAAGTTTACCAAAGATTTCAAGGTATCCCTTACAGTCTGAGAGAGAGAAGGGTGTAAGAACACAGGAATGTCAGGGAACACAGGCACAAAAGGGAACAGTTCACACCGCCCTGGGTTTATTAACACAACTGTGAGTAGTTACTGCCTTTTGTTCACTCGATCTTGGATCTACAGAGCGAACTTTTAACTCCAATAGCCTTTGATTCCCCCATTTGTTCGGGTAGACAGCATATCTGTAAGCTCACAGCACCTGTTTTGTGTCACATTGTAAAAAATGACAACTCcttgattaaaataaatgagcaaTTATTCAGCGTGTGCACGACGATCTGCCCTCACTGCAGCGACTGGAGTCCAACCTCGTACCTCAAATGAAACGGGGGCGAATCTTCCCGGTGTCTGGAGCCGCAAACTCCAGCATCCAAGCTGTGGCGTAAACACAGCGAGCTGCAGTTTGCAACGCTGACCCTGCCCCAAACCAGAGGCAGATCCACCCATGCAAATCACAGTCTTGGCTGTGCCTGGGACTTGCAGATGAGCAGCTGCCCTAGCAGCgggccagcagctgctggagtcAGAGCAAAGGGGGAAACAAGTTCATGTGAAGGTTTTCCTTTCGCTGCAGACGCTACCTCCTACCTCattctcccttcctcttcctccaatTCTCCTTCCCTCGACCTTTCGGGCACAGttctccctctgcccctgccctgcctctgtGGCTCTGCTCCCCCTCGGCTCCGCTCTCCCGGTAGAGACACCTCCTGCTCCCCACGCTCTTctgctcccttccttcctccagaCCTGACCCTCCTTCACCCACCTCCGCAGAggccttcccctccctgcagcagctcctcgcctcccccaccccaaccccctaatccggcctccctccctcctccggGCCGGCACCCTGCCCCTCACCCTGCCCTCCCCTAACCCACACACCAGCTACGGAGCTCCCTTTCGCCTTGCCCTGGCTTAACCCTgccgccaccaccacccccccgtCCTTCGCCCCTCTCCCGGCCCAGCTCAGCCCCTTCTCCCGGCCTTGGTCCGGCCCAActcagccccttccccaggcccggcccggcccggcccagctcagcccccggcccggccccacTTCCGGGTCCCCTCCCGCAAAGCCTTGTGGGCCAGCCCCCACCCTGCGCGATCTCGCGTGACCTCCCCAGCGCCGCGCGCGCCCCCGAGACGCGTCACGCGGGAGCGGGGGGCGGCAGGGCGGTTGCATCACCGCCGTGCGCGCAGCGCTCCTCGCGTGACGTCAACGCTTCCCCTTCCCCAACGCCCGCGGAGGGAACGGGCGGGGGAGGGAAGCGGTGccgccccgccccttccccggAGTGACGGCGCGTAGACCAATGAGAAGCGGCGCAAGCGCGAGTGATGCGTCGGATGACCAATAGCGAGGACGGAGCTGGTGGGTgagggcggggcagggcggccgggcggccggggcgggctgGGCTGCGCCTGTCAGCGGGGCGGCGGGATGGCGGCGCTCTACGCCTGCACCAAGTGCCACCAGCGCTTCCCCTTCGAGGCGCTCAGCCAgggccagcagctctgcaaggtCCGGGGCGACCGGCGGGGACGCTTGGGGGAAGGGGACTGGGTGGGGGCTGTCTGTGAGGGAGCCGcttggaggggagggggggctgaGTGGGTGAAGGGCTGACTGGAGCGTTGTTTGTGAgggagggtgggcagggggtGTTTTTAAGGGGCCTGGGGCTGTTTATGGGGAGGCCCTGGGGGCATCTAGGGGGTCTGGGGTCTCGGGGTGGCTATCTGGGGCCTGAGGGTATGGGGCGGGCAGTTAGGGGCTGTGTGGATGGGGCCCTGGGAGCATATGGGAGGTTTTGAGGGACTGGAGGCATGGGGGCAGCTGGTAGAGGTTGGGGGCTGTTGGGGGGGTATGATGTTGAGGGGCTACTTGGGGGAGCTGTTTGCCAGGGGGACCTGAGGGTATTGAAGGCTGTTTGGGGGTATTTGGAGGGCATTGGAAAGGGAGTCATGGGGCCATTGaggggggaattgggggggaGGTGGGCACTGTTTATGCCTGGGTGCAACTGAAGGGCTGTTTGTGAGGGAGGCTGTTAGCAAGGAGAGAGGCCTGGGACATTTAGGGGATCCCAGGGTGTTTGGGAGTATCTGGCGACATTTGGGGGAGGTCTTATGGTATTTTGAAAGAGGGAGGTAGGTTTTGGGGGAACAATCTGAGTGGGTGGGGAAGAGTGAGATCAGGGATGAGGTGGGGAATGAGGGGCAGGAAATAGAGTAGCCTGGGATCGCTGAGGTAGATGGAGCAAAGCAGGTCAGCATAGGGGAACCTCTGAGGCATGGGGTGAGAGGAGAGCAGGGCCAGAGGCACTCCGGGCACAGGAAGCTTGTGGAGGGCAGAGGTGTGAATAACTGTGACAGGACTCTGTGTTCCTGCCCTGGGAGGTGAGGCCAACCACCGTGACCCTTGTCTGTGGGCGTTGGGCACAAATAAGCCCTCGTTACGAATCTCAGTTTACTTCTGGCTCACCTGTGACACATGCCGTTCCTGTCACccttcctctgctctcagcCCTTGTAAGAGCAGCATGACTGTACAGGGAGGAAATGTTTTGAGTTTGACAGATGTTTGTGCAAGTGATGGGAGTGGAGGTTAGCAGGTGATCTTGGATTTTGGAAAACGGTGTGTGGGAAAAGCACTGCATCTCACTGAACGCTTCTGTTGTTGCAGGAGTGCAGAATTGCGCATCCCATTGTTAAATGCACTTACTGCAGGACTGAATTCCAGCAGGAAAGGTAAATGCCCGTTAAACTGGGGATACGGATGTTTTCTTTAGAGCAGATGCACCCGGGGAACTGTAATGTTTCCCCATCTTCGATGACTGAGCCTTAACCTGTAGATAGTTGCTGTGGAAGAGTTGGGGAATCTTTGGCCTTCTTCAAAGATTTGCTGGGCAAGTTGGTGTGCCTCTGCGGTGTCcttttgcttggtttttatttttggtcaGTGCTCAGATGCATCTTCCAGTGAAGGATCTAGGTGCATCTTCTCATGAGTTTTCCTCTTATCTGATTTCTGGTGtccaaaaattatttcctaacGCATTTCATTTAGCtgtgcttttgccttttttacattttagcAAGTTATGTAGCTTACAGAGGAAGCATTGGTAAACCCAGAAGCTGCGTGCAGGCATTGTGTGGGGTGTTCTTTACTGTGTTTGTTGGACAAATACACCTCTGTCCTGACCTGCCTTAACCTCATCATCCAGAGCAGACCTCCTCCACAACTGAGGCTGTCACCAGTGCTGAATCATGCCTGCTGCCAATTAGCTGGTGATCAGACTCCTGTATTTGTAAGGACAAAAAACTGGTGTCATCTGGGGAC from Haliaeetus albicilla chromosome 16, bHalAlb1.1, whole genome shotgun sequence carries:
- the LOC104316941 gene encoding LOW QUALITY PROTEIN: heat shock 70 kDa protein 1A-like (The sequence of the model RefSeq protein was modified relative to this genomic sequence to represent the inferred CDS: inserted 2 bases in 1 codon; deleted 1 base in 1 codon), which produces MLCLSSLPVSWPVLGSARLGEVIVPVPAYLSDSQNQATKDAGVIAGITVVRGFNETSAALAYSLHHPDGEHNVLIFNRGRRGTSISIFVIDRDVVEVKATAGDTHLGGDDFDNHLVSIFMGEFLKKHQESMRQEKRAVWRVRKACEVAKRTPTSRMKATISLDCLXKGICLQAGITHAQFKHLSTNLLVGRCQAGVAEQGGDPEGSRGS